One Labrus mixtus chromosome 22, fLabMix1.1, whole genome shotgun sequence genomic window carries:
- the cdkn1d gene encoding cyclin-dependent kinase inhibitor 1D isoform X1, which translates to MISGDIEMASPSTLTAGQATESRTEASRLGGIEALKLKVRPVRRNLFGPVDHQQLQMDFERLLCMSVEVANKRWNFDFQREMPGEGSDVEWEELGCQDVPSFYRSCTVKPVRNPFSRRRAASSSREGSSGSSSSSGSGDEYLEVTTRGCYRLKMQGKRKQSSITDFFKLKKRKLMRHKQPTRQ; encoded by the exons ATGATATCGGG gGACATAGAGATGGCTTCTCCATCGACATTAACAGCGGGACAAGCAACAGAATCGAGAACAGAGGCCTCGCGTCTGGGGGGCATCGAGGCCTTGAAGTTGAAGGTGAGGCCTGTGCGGAGGAACCTCTTCGGGCCTGTGGACCACCAGCAGCTGCAGATGGACTTCGAGAGGCTACTTTGCATGAGTGTTGAGGTGGCCAACAAGCGCTGGAACTTTGACTTCCAGAGGGAAATGCCAGGAGAGGGCTCCGACGTCGAGTGGGAGGAGCTAGGGTGCCAGGATGTGCCGTCGTTTTATCGCAGCTGCACGGTTAAACCGGTGAGGAATCCATTCAGCAGAAGGCGGGCGGCATCTTCATCACGCGAGGGATCCTCAGGGTCCAGCAGCTCGTCAGGGTCTGGAGACGAGTACCTGGAGGTGACCACCAGGGGGTGCTATCGGCTCAAAATGCAAGGCAAACGCAAACAGTCCTCTATCACAG ATTTCTTCAAGCTCAAGAAGAGGAAGCTCATGCGTCACAAACAACCTACTCGGCAGTAG
- the cdkn1d gene encoding cyclin-dependent kinase inhibitor 1D isoform X2, which translates to MASPSTLTAGQATESRTEASRLGGIEALKLKVRPVRRNLFGPVDHQQLQMDFERLLCMSVEVANKRWNFDFQREMPGEGSDVEWEELGCQDVPSFYRSCTVKPVRNPFSRRRAASSSREGSSGSSSSSGSGDEYLEVTTRGCYRLKMQGKRKQSSITDFFKLKKRKLMRHKQPTRQ; encoded by the exons ATGGCTTCTCCATCGACATTAACAGCGGGACAAGCAACAGAATCGAGAACAGAGGCCTCGCGTCTGGGGGGCATCGAGGCCTTGAAGTTGAAGGTGAGGCCTGTGCGGAGGAACCTCTTCGGGCCTGTGGACCACCAGCAGCTGCAGATGGACTTCGAGAGGCTACTTTGCATGAGTGTTGAGGTGGCCAACAAGCGCTGGAACTTTGACTTCCAGAGGGAAATGCCAGGAGAGGGCTCCGACGTCGAGTGGGAGGAGCTAGGGTGCCAGGATGTGCCGTCGTTTTATCGCAGCTGCACGGTTAAACCGGTGAGGAATCCATTCAGCAGAAGGCGGGCGGCATCTTCATCACGCGAGGGATCCTCAGGGTCCAGCAGCTCGTCAGGGTCTGGAGACGAGTACCTGGAGGTGACCACCAGGGGGTGCTATCGGCTCAAAATGCAAGGCAAACGCAAACAGTCCTCTATCACAG ATTTCTTCAAGCTCAAGAAGAGGAAGCTCATGCGTCACAAACAACCTACTCGGCAGTAG